A portion of the Streptomyces coeruleoprunus genome contains these proteins:
- a CDS encoding ATP-grasp domain-containing protein: MRRTLVQVSEALAGGPAVLVALDDITAVSLDRLRAEGPRGPAARFLLPEPPPGLCERVADKAELAETCRLLGVPHPRTLAPSDPDEAAAMALELGLPVVAKWSRPWLLPVGAGLRGTTVARSVRRVRELYARGAGAGSRLLLQRMLPGGRDLDWFFHAYCDSSGRCRVAATGWKVRSWPDGAGPTAVGTWTPNPVVERMARDLVGALGYRGIADLDFRLDPVTGTYHLLDFDPRPGAQFRLFSDPWGLDVVRALHLDLTGRPVPEAVPVYGRRFVVENHAALSVLTSPRPRLRGPSSGRSGGSGPWSGLETAWFAADDPAPAAAMVRTWAAHLARRAWAALRRRWRGRATEASEPPATAVPDPAAPNLPSPSPSAPSSPSPRR, from the coding sequence GTGCGTCGCACCCTCGTCCAGGTGTCCGAGGCGCTGGCCGGCGGGCCCGCCGTCCTGGTGGCCCTGGACGACATCACCGCCGTGTCGCTGGACCGGCTCCGCGCGGAGGGCCCCCGCGGGCCCGCGGCCCGGTTCCTGCTGCCCGAGCCGCCGCCGGGGCTGTGCGAGCGGGTGGCCGACAAGGCGGAGCTGGCCGAGACCTGCCGGCTGCTCGGCGTCCCGCACCCGCGCACCCTGGCGCCCTCGGACCCGGACGAGGCGGCCGCCATGGCGCTGGAGCTCGGGCTGCCCGTCGTGGCGAAGTGGAGCCGCCCCTGGCTGCTGCCCGTGGGCGCCGGGCTGCGCGGCACGACGGTGGCCCGCTCGGTGCGGCGGGTCCGCGAGCTGTACGCGCGCGGGGCCGGGGCGGGGAGCCGGCTGCTGCTCCAGCGGATGCTGCCGGGCGGCCGGGACCTGGACTGGTTCTTCCACGCGTACTGCGACAGCAGCGGGCGGTGCCGGGTCGCCGCGACCGGGTGGAAGGTCCGCTCCTGGCCGGACGGCGCCGGGCCGACGGCCGTGGGGACCTGGACACCGAACCCCGTCGTCGAGCGCATGGCGCGGGATCTCGTGGGGGCGCTGGGCTACCGGGGGATCGCCGACCTGGACTTCCGGCTGGACCCGGTGACCGGCACGTACCACCTGCTGGACTTCGACCCCCGGCCGGGCGCGCAGTTCCGGCTCTTCTCCGACCCGTGGGGCCTCGACGTCGTCCGGGCCCTGCACCTGGACCTGACCGGGCGTCCGGTGCCGGAGGCGGTGCCGGTGTACGGGCGGCGTTTCGTGGTCGAGAACCACGCGGCCCTGTCCGTCCTGACGTCGCCGCGCCCCCGCCTGCGCGGCCCGTCGTCCGGCCGGTCCGGCGGGTCCGGCCCGTGGTCCGGTCTGGAGACGGCCTGGTTCGCGGCCGACGACCCGGCACCGGCGGCCGCCATGGTCCGCACCTGGGCGGCGCACCTCGCCCGCCGCGCGTGGGCGGCGCTGCGGCGGCGGTGGCGTGGCCGGGCGACAGAGGCGTCCGAGCCCCCGGCCACCGCCGTCCCCGACCCGGCCGCCCCGAACCTCCCGTCCCCCTCCCCGTCCGCCCCCTCCTCCCCCTCCCCCCGACGATGA